The proteins below come from a single Thermopolyspora flexuosa genomic window:
- a CDS encoding FAD-dependent oxidoreductase, whose protein sequence is MTLRVAIVGSGPAGIYTADALTKQAGPDVEVDVLERLPTPYGLVRYGVAPDHTSIKSIARYLRQVLERPAVRFLGGVELGADVSAAELREHYDAVVYCTGATVDRRLGIPGEDLPGSAAATDFVNWYCGHPDVPAGAFTLDAEEVAVIGVGNVAVDVARILARSADELRRTDVPEPVLERLAASRVRTIHVIGRRGPEHAKFTTKELRELGELGNADVLTHQGEVKVDDVTSLSRQARGNVEVLQAWASRVPEGRPRRLELRFWLRPVEILGDGRVEAVRLERTHLADGRLVGTGEFETIPVQLVLRSVGYRSVPLPGVPFDAATNTVPNEAGRVVRKGPEDRYGTADDGAAAEYVAGWLKRGPTGVIGTNKSDAAETVRTLLADLAGRPTGDRPRLDDLLARRGIRPITYDEWLAIEAAEAALAARLGRGERVKLPDRAALLEACGRAEDHG, encoded by the coding sequence ATGACTCTTCGCGTGGCGATCGTGGGCTCGGGGCCGGCGGGCATCTACACCGCGGACGCGCTCACCAAGCAGGCCGGCCCGGACGTCGAGGTCGACGTGCTGGAACGCCTCCCCACCCCGTACGGCCTCGTCCGGTACGGCGTGGCCCCCGACCACACCTCCATCAAGTCGATCGCCCGCTACCTGCGCCAGGTGCTGGAGCGGCCTGCGGTGCGCTTCCTCGGCGGGGTGGAGCTCGGCGCCGACGTCTCCGCGGCCGAGCTGCGCGAGCACTACGACGCGGTCGTCTACTGCACCGGGGCGACGGTCGACCGCCGCCTCGGCATCCCCGGCGAGGACCTGCCCGGCAGCGCGGCCGCCACGGACTTCGTCAACTGGTACTGCGGCCATCCCGACGTGCCCGCCGGCGCCTTCACCCTCGACGCCGAGGAGGTGGCGGTGATCGGGGTGGGCAACGTCGCGGTGGACGTGGCCCGCATCCTCGCCAGGTCCGCCGACGAGCTGCGCCGTACCGACGTCCCCGAGCCGGTGCTCGAGCGGCTGGCGGCGAGCCGGGTGCGCACCATCCACGTGATCGGCAGGCGCGGGCCGGAGCACGCCAAGTTCACCACGAAGGAGCTGCGCGAGCTCGGCGAGCTCGGCAACGCCGACGTGCTCACCCACCAGGGCGAGGTGAAGGTCGACGACGTGACCTCGCTGTCCCGCCAGGCCCGCGGGAACGTCGAGGTGCTGCAGGCGTGGGCCTCCCGGGTGCCGGAGGGCCGGCCGCGGCGGCTGGAGCTGCGGTTCTGGCTGCGCCCGGTGGAGATCCTCGGCGACGGGCGCGTCGAGGCCGTCCGCCTGGAGCGCACCCACCTCGCCGACGGCCGCCTCGTCGGCACCGGCGAGTTCGAGACGATCCCGGTGCAGCTGGTGCTGCGCTCGGTGGGCTACCGGAGCGTGCCGCTGCCCGGCGTGCCGTTCGACGCGGCGACCAACACCGTGCCGAACGAGGCGGGCCGGGTCGTCCGCAAGGGCCCGGAGGACCGGTACGGCACGGCCGACGACGGCGCGGCGGCCGAGTACGTCGCGGGCTGGCTCAAGCGCGGCCCGACCGGCGTGATCGGCACGAACAAGTCGGACGCCGCCGAGACCGTGCGCACCCTGCTCGCCGACCTGGCCGGCCGCCCCACCGGGGACCGCCCGCGCCTCGACGACCTGCTCGCCCGGCGCGGCATCAGGCCGATCACCTACGACGAGTGGCTGGCGATCGAGGCCGCCGAGGCGGCGCTCGCCGCCCGCCTCGGCCGTGGCGAGCGGGTGAAGCTCCCCGACCGCGCGGCGCTGCTCGAAGCCTGCGGGCGCGCGGAGGATCACGGCTAG
- a CDS encoding copper homeostasis protein CutC yields the protein MTPSLLEVVTLDVRDAVAAEEGGADRVEVVAHPSGDGTPEAATVAAIARECSLPQMVRLGCGSRPGAGYTVTPAELEELKRRARELADAGAAGFVFGFLTAEGTVDLAATEALVGAIAPLPWTFHRAVDHAVDVQAAWRAVRLLPNLATILTAGAATGVEDGLPVLRARAHAGDAGLIMAGGGLERHHVPLLRAQGIGSFHVGGAVRTGWSAPVEARLVRQWRELVGG from the coding sequence ATGACGCCTTCGCTGCTCGAAGTGGTCACGCTCGACGTGCGTGACGCCGTGGCCGCCGAGGAGGGCGGCGCCGATCGCGTGGAGGTGGTCGCGCATCCCTCCGGCGACGGCACCCCGGAGGCGGCCACGGTGGCGGCGATCGCGCGGGAGTGCTCGCTGCCGCAGATGGTCCGGCTGGGGTGCGGCTCCCGGCCCGGCGCCGGTTACACGGTCACCCCGGCGGAGCTGGAGGAGCTCAAGAGACGCGCCCGGGAGCTCGCCGACGCGGGCGCGGCCGGGTTCGTGTTCGGGTTCCTCACCGCCGAGGGCACGGTGGACCTGGCGGCGACCGAGGCGCTCGTCGGCGCGATCGCGCCGCTGCCGTGGACCTTCCACCGGGCGGTGGACCACGCCGTCGACGTGCAGGCCGCATGGCGCGCGGTACGGCTGCTGCCCAACCTCGCCACGATCCTCACGGCGGGCGCCGCCACCGGCGTGGAGGACGGGCTGCCGGTGCTGCGCGCCCGCGCCCACGCCGGGGACGCCGGGCTGATCATGGCGGGCGGCGGCCTGGAACGCCACCACGTGCCGCTGCTGCGCGCGCAGGGCATCGGCTCCTTCCACGTCGGCGGCGCGGTGCGCACCGGCTGGTCGGCGCCGGTGGAGGCCCGGCTCGTGCGGCAGTGGCGCGAGCTCGTCGGCGGCTGA
- a CDS encoding GNAT family N-acetyltransferase, protein MHTNTVLHAVREPLTLTLRRAGSADLPGVLALFAEAAEWLNGRGVRQWPVGGFPAHRIEPLIAAGTLYVVEGEPDGVCEDGHARGPLATIALDTFADPEFWTPEDRPEDAYYVHKLCTARACSGLGIGRALLDWAGRRTLADGLRWLRLDCAKANTGLQGYYRSLGFRHVRTVDLPHRASGALFQRPAGGFAGYGGPRLVDLTADLAAEVSATGLLPGEVDGRAPASAGVPEGGLVLTR, encoded by the coding sequence ATGCACACGAACACCGTCCTTCACGCCGTCCGCGAGCCGCTCACGCTCACTCTCCGTCGCGCCGGATCCGCCGATCTGCCGGGCGTGCTCGCCCTGTTCGCCGAGGCGGCCGAGTGGCTCAACGGGCGCGGCGTGCGCCAGTGGCCGGTCGGCGGCTTCCCCGCCCACCGCATCGAGCCGCTGATCGCCGCGGGCACGCTCTACGTCGTCGAGGGTGAGCCGGACGGCGTCTGCGAGGACGGGCACGCCCGGGGGCCGCTCGCCACGATCGCCCTCGACACCTTCGCCGACCCCGAGTTCTGGACGCCCGAGGACCGGCCCGAGGACGCCTACTACGTGCACAAGCTGTGCACCGCGCGGGCGTGCTCCGGGCTCGGCATCGGCCGCGCCCTGCTCGACTGGGCGGGCCGGCGCACGCTCGCCGACGGCCTGCGCTGGCTGCGGCTCGACTGCGCCAAGGCGAACACCGGGCTGCAGGGCTACTACCGGTCCCTCGGCTTCCGTCACGTGCGCACCGTCGACCTGCCGCACCGCGCGTCCGGCGCGCTCTTCCAGCGCCCGGCGGGCGGCTTCGCCGGGTACGGCGGGCCGCGCCTGGTCGACCTCACCGCCGACCTGGCCGCGGAGGTGTCCGCGACCGGGCTGCTGCCCGGCGAGGTGGACGGCCGCGCGCCCGCGTCCGCCGGGGTACCGGAGGGCGGTCTCGTGCTCACCCGGTAG
- a CDS encoding GntR family transcriptional regulator, with protein sequence MASELRRAIYSGELRPGDPLPTEADLMRKSNVSRNTVRLALGELVNEGLISRTPRRGSVVRERRPLLLYPQKELEPQPEGGRQEAFARAVAEVGRKPSQDIEVAIVEPPEDIATRLALPDGELAVVRRRLRYVDDQPFNTNDSYFPLSLVQNSEIARPADITRGANRVLEELGHPQVRMVDDISARMPTSEEVSRLKLEPGTPVVVHVRVGYDPEDMPVRVAVSVLPADKHLIRYELERH encoded by the coding sequence GTGGCGTCGGAGCTGCGGCGCGCCATCTACTCGGGGGAACTCCGTCCGGGGGACCCGCTGCCAACCGAGGCCGATCTCATGCGCAAGTCGAACGTCAGCCGCAACACGGTACGGCTGGCGCTCGGTGAGCTCGTCAACGAGGGCCTGATCAGCCGCACCCCGCGCCGTGGCAGCGTGGTCCGCGAGCGGCGGCCCCTGCTCCTGTACCCGCAGAAGGAACTCGAGCCGCAGCCCGAGGGCGGGCGGCAGGAGGCGTTCGCGCGCGCGGTCGCCGAGGTGGGACGGAAGCCGAGCCAGGACATCGAGGTGGCGATCGTGGAGCCGCCCGAGGACATCGCCACCCGGCTCGCGCTGCCCGACGGCGAGCTCGCCGTGGTCCGTCGCCGGCTCCGTTACGTCGACGACCAGCCGTTCAACACCAACGACTCCTACTTCCCCCTCTCGCTCGTCCAGAATTCGGAGATCGCCCGTCCGGCCGACATCACCCGGGGCGCGAACCGCGTGCTGGAGGAACTCGGACACCCGCAGGTTCGCATGGTCGACGACATTTCGGCACGTATGCCGACTTCTGAGGAAGTGTCGCGCCTAAAGCTCGAACCTGGTACTCCTGTTGTCGTTCACGTCCGGGTTGGTTACGACCCCGAAGATATGCCGGTGCGGGTCGCGGTGTCGGTGCTGCCCGCCGACAAACATCTGATCAGATACGAGCTGGAACGTCATTGA
- a CDS encoding SDR family oxidoreductase, translating to MSLFSVEGKTVVVTGGSRGIGRMIAQGFVTAGARVYIASRKTAELEKTAAELGCTAITADLSTREGIETLVSAVSAQEDRLDVLVNNAGAVWGAPLEDYPESGFDKVYALNVKAVFYLTVRFLPLLRAAASPDDPARVINIGSVDGIRVPEMENYAYSAAKAAVHQLTRHLAGRLAPERITVNAIAPGPFESKMMAFALNDPKMRAEIEAAIPLGRIGRPEDVAGAAIYLSSRAGAYLTGAVIPVDGGITAKA from the coding sequence ATGAGCCTGTTCTCGGTCGAAGGAAAGACGGTCGTCGTCACGGGCGGATCCCGCGGCATCGGCAGGATGATCGCCCAGGGGTTCGTCACGGCCGGCGCCCGCGTCTACATCGCCTCCCGCAAGACCGCCGAGCTGGAGAAGACCGCGGCCGAACTCGGCTGCACCGCGATCACCGCGGACCTGTCCACCCGCGAGGGCATCGAGACGCTGGTGTCGGCGGTCTCGGCGCAGGAGGACCGCCTGGACGTGCTGGTGAACAACGCGGGCGCGGTCTGGGGCGCGCCGCTCGAGGACTACCCCGAGTCCGGGTTCGACAAGGTCTACGCGCTCAACGTCAAGGCCGTGTTCTACCTGACCGTCCGGTTCCTCCCGCTGCTGCGCGCGGCGGCGAGCCCGGACGACCCGGCCCGTGTGATCAACATCGGCTCGGTGGACGGCATCCGGGTGCCGGAGATGGAGAACTACGCCTACTCCGCGGCGAAGGCGGCGGTGCACCAGCTCACCCGCCACCTGGCGGGCCGGCTCGCCCCCGAGCGCATCACCGTGAACGCGATCGCGCCCGGCCCGTTCGAGTCGAAGATGATGGCCTTCGCCCTGAACGACCCGAAGATGCGCGCCGAGATCGAGGCGGCGATCCCGCTCGGCCGGATCGGCCGGCCCGAGGACGTGGCCGGGGCCGCCATCTAC